A window of Marmota flaviventris isolate mMarFla1 chromosome 11, mMarFla1.hap1, whole genome shotgun sequence genomic DNA:
AGGAAAGCACCAgacctccctctcctctcctgagTCCTCTCCTCTCTGCACCTGAGTCCTCTCTACTGACAACATGGGTTGCTGTGGCTGTGGAGGCTGTGGTGGCTGCGGTGGATGTGGTGGCTGCGGTGGATGTGGTGGCTGCGGTAGCTGCAGCAGCTGTGGCTGCGGTAGCTGCGGCAGCTGTGGCTGTGGTAGCTGTGGCTGTGGTGGCTGTGGTGGCTGCGGTGGCTGCGgtggctgctgtggctgctgtggctgctgcacCCCCAGGACGTGCTGCTGCCGCCGCACCTGCTGCCGCTCCTGTAGCTGTGGCTGTGGGAAG
This region includes:
- the LOC139707723 gene encoding small cysteine and glycine repeat-containing protein 5-like, with product MGCCGCGGCGGCGGCGGCGGCGGCGSCSSCGCGSCGSCGCGSCGCGGCGGCGGCGGCCGCCGCCTPRTCCCRRTCCRSCSCGCGKGCCQQKCCCQQKCCCKKQCCC